In Thunnus thynnus chromosome 4, fThuThy2.1, whole genome shotgun sequence, the DNA window ACCACCTGAGATCCAGAGGCCACAGTTCAGAAAGTGAAGCAGACAAACTCCCTCCACCACCCAGAGAAGGAGGTaaggaaaaaatatattgtaatatcACAGAGAGAGATTGCTGAGATTCAGAGAAGTGGTCACtttgatttatatttatgtttttgctaGGCCTGACAAATGGAAAGCACACCTCCGTTGACCAGGACGATGACCAAAAACTAAAGTGAGTATGGAGTATTAAGTACATTATCTTTTAACTCTTTGCTATCCAGTTGTAGGTCTACCCTTATCATAAATTGTAACTTAACTTAAAAGTCAtctttctctcgtctttctCTCCATTTGTTTACAGCTGTAGCGTCTCCCCACCCAAACGTAGTCGGGGTAAACCTGCACTGGCTAAAGTCCCTGGCAGTGAGAATGGAGACATCTCTGGGGCTGGTGTGTATCATGAGAGGGCAatcaaaacacactgaaatgcctatgtttctttatgtttatttgatgCATACTGTAAAAGTCTGCAAACAAAAATTTTAAATCTTCCAACTTTCACGACCAACATAATTCCAGTAAATTCTCAGTTTGGGTTCAAGAGCTGTCACAGACGCAAATTAATTGGATATATTGGAATATCCTGTTCACAGGAAAGTCTACGCTTCTGTCTTTAGATAGCGAGAGGGAGCTCGCACCTCTGGacctagtttgggccaaatgcAGAGGATATCCATCATACCCAGCAATGGTGAGAATGTATTTGATCTTCCAGTTCATGCTGCGCGTACTGTAGCTTTCTTTTAGTTCATGATGCCAAGTGCCAGAGTTGGCATAAAGAAGTACTGAAAGATTAATTGTTCAGTGTGCTGTGACTGACATAATCCATTGTTACAGATTGTTGACCCAGACATGCCCCAGGAAGGGCTTCTTCACAACGGCATCCCCATCCCAGTGCCTCCTGTGGAGGTGCTCAAACTGGGCGAGTGGAGACAAACGGAAGCTGGCGATAAGCTCTTCTTAGTGCTGTTCTTTGACACCAAAAGAACTTGGTAAGATTCAGGCGGAGGAGATGATCCTCATGCTGAATTTTAACACCATCAGGAGAAGTCGTGTTATGAAAACTGTCCCTCTTTGTTTTCAGGCAATGGCTCCCTCAAAACAAACTGCTGCCGATGGGGATGGACGACACTGTAGACAAACTGCGCTTGATGGAAGGAAAGAAACCCAGCGTTCGCAAGTCTGTACACACTGCGTACGACCGGGCCATGGTGCATTTAAACCACGTGAGAGGAAATCTCAACTTCACTCCCTCCAATTTTATATGAATTTTAGTTTCAAGATTTTATCATCTTTAACCGGCTGCCTGGTTATATGTATAGAAGCTTCATTGATACTCTTAAAAAGGCGGGGAAGTAAAATGTTTCTGATGGTTTTCTGCGTCAAACTGTTGCTCTGATTTTAAAAGGTTTTCAATGGAGTGAGAGAAAAGGCGCTTGAAGACATTTTCGTAGATGAATCTGCACATATATATtcatgagatttttttaaaaaggttttacaCAACCACTGTTGCTATGTGTTCatataaagtttttattttaggcCAAAGTGAGTCAAGACTTAAATGAGAGaagtgtaaatatttaattgtcAAAGGGATTGTCTTGATTCAAAACATATTTAGATTGTATTTGCCATTGAAATGTCACTGTGTTTAATGAAGTGTGGAAGTCTCACTGAACGTTCACTTCATATCTGGACTCACAGGGTTGGTTTGGACAGCtatggacaaaaaaaatgtaaattttagcCTTTGAAAATTGTTGATAATATGATGTAAACAGGTATTTTCCAGAAAGGTGCACAAGGAAACACTTTAAAGATCCACAGAATCAAATTTAGCCTTTTCAGTGAAATTGGCTCGAATTATACATCAAAGTAAGCGTTAAAACTATTTCAAATTAAGAGAAATACTGGAGAATTTTAATCAGTAGGCTGCCAGTGAAAATATTCTTCATATTTTAGTCCAGCTATGACGTGTTGTAGGTGGGACTTTAGAGGTCTTTACTTATTTTTCCATATTGTGAAACTGTATTGATAACTAGAATGTGCAGCTACTTGGTTAGTAAGATGTGAAGCCACTAAAGAGGTGAAGCTGATTATATTTGTGGTTATGACAAAGTCTACTGCgatcactcactcactgaagAACTTGCAAATTGTTCGCAAATCTGGCTGAAATGACTTGAAAAGCACAATCAGTCTgttttggagggaaaaaaagaaaaacaaattagcGACGCCTGGAGCCATATGAGTGgcaaaaatgtgtatgtgtgtgtgtatattatatacatatatgtatacgAGCTCAGTGTAGTTAAGGTGCATGTGTATAGttctgtaaatatgtaaatgtatgtttatattgGCTTACATGAAGTAATTTAAGGAATGCAAAAATCAAATTTagattttaatttataatttgtGGCAGTTGAgagtgttatttaaaaaaaaaagtaaatattgagAAGATTTATGTATGATGCTAAGTAGCTCTTTGTAATAGTGATGGTCTTCACCAACATGTCAGAACATATTCTCTATAAGTGAGGCGGCACAGGACCTGAGAGCTCTGTAGGCAGCAGTGACCGCGCTCGCCTGCTGGAGGCTTTTCTTTCTTAGGTGTTACAGGAGATTTTTTTGATCTTGTCATTTGAATTGTACTGCAAGATCTATAATCTGCCTGAGACAATATTTTCTCACACAAGAATAAATGCTGTTTGAAACAACTGCAttgtatgtctttttttttaagaagagtTCATATCTTGTCTGATCAATTTATGACTCAGTTTCCCTCAAGTCAAGGTTTGAAGATAGAATCCAACAAGAAGATTAGATAACAGGAAGTTCAAATTTATCCAAAATTTCTTTCAGCATCTCCAAGTGTTGTTTGAGAAACACAGCCTCTTTTTACCTGAATTTGGAAGACATGATAGTTGTATAATCAGTTGTGTGCAGATCAGTGTTTACGTGATCCTCTTCAACTCATCAGGAAATACTAAGTAACCATATtgtttacagtatttgtgttcAGGATATCAGACACTGTACTCCATTGAAATACCCTGTAAGTCTGTCAATGGAAAGCCAGGCATTCACTtaactgttttttcttgttgGACAAATTCAGACAAATTTGTATTAATATATTCACCTTTAACTtggaaatgtatttgttaaatGTCACAGCTCTAATTTTAAATGTGGGTATCCTGAAACTGGTATTTACACTTTGTTGGCTGTTTGAGTGGAAGTTACTGGTGATAAACGCTGCTTAAACACATAAGTTTTCATTTCTGAGAAGCTAGACTACAACAGTGAGGAAGGAGGCTCCTGCTCAGGCTGCCCTGGTCCAGATCAGCCCCTGAaatcagacacagaaaaatgacaCCAGTCACGCCGGTAAGAGTCTCTTTAAACGTTAGTAACGCTTGATTTTACAGGTCcttaaaggatatgttcacaattttcaagtctgtcttaaaacatcagtcaggggcccatatgaacactgaaaaagggttttcctcgctgtgatcattcctcctgttcatactggctgtttaaagatccccttcaaatgtgctttcaatgtaagtgatggaggccaaaatttacagtgtgtccacacagtcattttgtgcaaaaatgtatttaaaagtttatctgaagctaatatgaagcttcagccgtccaaatgagtcaaattaagtagatatttttcaacatttacagtctttttagcatcaaattccctctttgtgtttccctgttgatctgtggtggaagtatagtaacacaaagagggactttggcactaaaaagactaaatgttaaaagataattacttgatttgactcatttggacagctgaagcttcatattagcgtcagataaacttttaaatacatttttgcacagaaggaggcttgtggattttggctcccacTTATattttaagtgcattatgatGGATCTTCTAATGTCCAGTAGGAGGAATGATTTTGGCAAGAAAAAcccatttcaatgttcatttgggcatctgactattgtttaagacagacttgaaaaactgagaacctgtcctttaaaaccTCATCATTTTCTCAGATGTTCTTAGAAATGACGTGATGTGGTGTTGAAAGAACCGCTCCGTTTAAACCCCAGTAAATACTTGTTCATTATTGGTAACTTGCTTCCTCTTACTTGTTGAAGTGAATGCTCGCCTGTAGAAAAATCTCCAATTTTTACATGTTAAGCTGACCTGCTGAGCACTGACTAAAAGAGTCTCTAGGTTACATTAGCaatgaactgaaaatgaattaatattaaGTTAATCAATTGTCTCTATTTTTCCAATAATTTGTGtcaaattacataattatttcAAGCAAACTCATAGGAAATAATTAGAAATTACAgaccataaaataaagcattacaaAAGGTCATTTTTGCAACATTTGATATAAAACGTTCCCACTTAATTAAGACAACTGTATCTTTGTGCAACCTGGGATTTATTTCATAATACTATAGACATACTCTTAAGACTTCAATTGACAGGAAATTCCTCAGAGGACACAAGGATGAGGCTACTGTTTATAGACCATCTTTACAAAACTATTATCCAAAAAAGATAAAGTCGTCTGAACTCATTAGGAGTCAAGTAACAACTGTACTAGAAGTATCTGCAGAAAAAACATTGTGTGACTCATAAGTTCCGACTTGTAGCAATGAAAACACTAACAGTGACAATGGTAACGTGATCAGGTGTAACAGGCTGGGATTTCCTACTTGTTATCTGCATAAGTGTTCAAGTTCTGTCACAGTGAGGTGCAACCAAATTCATGGAGGGCTGTGAATTTCCATTTCAAGATCATCACGTAATTTCGCTGTTGACTCGACACGAGGACCTCAACAGCAGAATGAAATAATGTCttcagttaaaatgaaaaactgtctGCTCTTTAGCGCTCTGTGACACATGATAGCCCATCCCTGTTCTGTCAGTTCCAGTTGTTGTTATTCCAGTTTATAAACGCacccaaaaacacaacataagtTCATTTCTTGCATATCCTGTTTtgtaacatttaaatgtttttgtgacatgagcaaaaaaaaaaaaattgacatatgAAAACTAGTCTGAGCAAGGTAGTTCATGTTTCTCTTCGTCTCCTCTAAACTCACACAAGAAAGAGACCATGTATAATTATAGCATATGCGAATTAACTGTCTGTGATACATTCACTGTCCATGAGGAAAATTTCTGTCGTTTcagtaataaaacaatataaaaacatttaaatatcatTGCAATTATATTCTACCACAGTTCAATTTAAAACTTACTATTTCGCAACGCTGTTTTTGCCCTGACTGTTTCTGATCGAAAGCAGTGATGCAATGACATGCTTTCTTAAAGGTAAAGAAATAATACTAGTTTCAAAGAGCTCTCTTAAATAGTGTAAAACGTAGTGTTTGATTCCAGTAGTCAATGTCTGTCAAGTCCAACAAGTGTCAAAAGAAGGTTCAAAAATATCTCGGAACCAGTGTACAAACTATTGTTGAGTGAGGCAGAGCCACTATAGTAGCGCTAGGAGAGTCTTATAGAAGAGATAAGAAGCCATTATCTGTGGAGTCTTGCTGGTCAGATTTTCCACCTCGAGAGCTCTTGCTGGGGTTTGGGGTGGTTGAATACTTTGGGGGGTATCTGATGAAGAGGCGGTCTTCCTCCTTTTTGATCCACCTCAGAAGCTTAGTGATAGCAGTAATGGCACAGGCCTTTGTCACCAGAGGACTAAAGCAGGTGTACAGCTCAAATTTACTTGTGACCTACAGTAGGGAGGAAAACGGACATCGTTAGGTGAAGACAACAACAACTGGTCGTCCACATGCACTTGGGGTTACAATTGGCTTGATCCAGCCGATTTCTTCAACTTCATGTAACCTTTTTTCCACAGCTAGATTTCTCCTAGAGAACCCTGCCATATAAACAGGTAACCAGACTTCTAGTCAGCTTTTCATAAGTAAACATGTGCTTGACAAAGACTTCACACAGGGAAAGTAACAGCGGAGCATTTATGCTGTAAAGAAAAGttgggtacacacacacacacacaggaaaataaaaaataaaaataaaaaaaagcaaattgcGTCACTAGTTAAAATAAGTTTGCAGTGCCTCGAGATTAAATATGTAAACCAGGTTACCATAGTGCACGTAAACGCATTGTCTGGTTACCTGTGTAACCTGTGTAACCTTGAGTTTACATGTAAACGTGGGTTAGTGGATACTATGTGActgaaaagtctttaaaaaggtataatatgtaattattccacattaaaatgtctaaaaacaactagacctatgatatatatgttgttgagttgtgtccTTACATTAtaccaaatgtttccaacaattttcaaacccagagataTCTGTAATGttatcaaagtaacggaccgtttcatttggtcccATGTCAATGGCGTcttacctcctctaccaaagagtaaacacgcacaagatacatacggcggcgctgtgtttgtccgctacaatggcgtcaaagagtaacttacacacttCCAAGATAATACATCGCCGTTGTgtttgttccacagaaactgttattcTTGACTTTTAtacagttttaagccacattttcattataaatttaggtcgcttttaactatatcttttagccggaagaaggattttagtcattggacatctggatcttaagtgatcagagaaataaactaggcaaacgttagcagcagctcggctaacagcccgtaccggacgtccaGTGGTcgccaaacatcgtcggagaaatattgattttttaagtgaaacagctttaaatagtatttttaacgattttaatctgcgtgtacgtttgtttttggggaggaggagacctctgcggataattcggctcccgggagagACCGaccgaacgtctggatcttacgttataagagaaataaaccgaacaggtgttagcagcagctcagctaacagcccgtaccggacgtccggtcgtcgccgtacatcgtcggagaaacactgattttttaaaaaatttttttaggtgaaacagctttattcagtgtttttacctgtaatctccgggtccgtttgttctggagagaaggagacctctgcgggtaattcggctcccggtaaaaacatcccgaatgattaacactggCGTAATCCGATCCCGGTGAAGCTAGTTATTTAagacatggatgtataaagagaactggatacagcgtcggagacGGGGCCCCGACTTCccggtatgaaagtacccggaccttccgcattgtgcggcccatagacCGTgtgcactagtgactttcgctcGTTCTCCGTATACATCCATGATTTAACGaggacaacaactcccatgatcccttgctacttcacaccgtcatcacactccgtcttttgttattgttttgattgagagacccctagcggctgaaatgaCATATTGCGCGTTTAACTCTATTTAGACAGACCTCTGTCAAGTAATCCactacacacaaaaacagtgttGAGAAGCTGCACAATATAACCTTTTATTCTTCCTGTTAATGTTCTcaattacttatttatttatctttttttattgttatctttttaatgtgaagcactttgagctgcattttgtatgaaaggtgccttacaaataaagtttattacaattattattataacaatgTCAATGTATCCCTAAACACAGGTACATACCCAGGCTAGCAGAGTTTCCCTCTCAGCGACATGGTAGATGAGCTTGAGGGGTCGTGAGGTGCTGTGGATGCGGCTGTGCATATAACGATAAAGATCCAGCAgtctcattttctcctcttcactGCTGTATGGTGCCTCCATCTCTGGGCTACATGTAGCAACAAATTGGATGTCAGGGTTAGACACAAAAGAAAGccttttcacttaaaaaaaaaaaaaaatgcagtgatATGCAGAGACATAACAGAGGGGCTATGATGCTGAATTTTTCCATCTTTATTTCGCAACAGTGAGGAGACGAAATTGCACAGAGCCTAACAAAAGGCAGCTTCAGACATAATTTTAAGTGAGATTTCTTGCTCTTTGTGACATTGTTCTGAACAGTGCTatattgtataaataaaattattttaagtgTAGCTCGATGATTATTTGTATAATTCCATTTTCAAGGTTtcaactggctgctggctcctGTAATAGGACACCTCATGCTTTCAGTTCAGCTCATTATGAAATAAGTGAAGTTAAATGGGAGGATTATTAGAAGATCATTTACAtgtctttccatttttatttttaagtgtcTTTGTAACTAGTAGGCCTATTTCAGAAACACTGATCCTCTGAGTTACCCAGTGAAATGAACAACATTGTAAACTGTAAACTTCAACAACGCTAAgctacattttttcttaaaagtaAATTGGCTTTCATACTTTCTCCTACACAGGGaatttattttgtgcaaaagcCTTCAAAGTATTTCTTTTTCCTTGAAATTCTAAGCAGTGAGCCATCATCATCGTCCCATCTTTTTGTAAtttagaaaattacaaaaagataTTAAGcgttattatttaattttctagTTTAGGTCCACATATCCCTCCTGTAGTTGCGAAGACAatgacacaacacacaaacctggTGAATTGAGTGAGCTGGCGGTAGTTGTCTGGCACATCAAAGGGCTTGTACATGAAGTGTCTGAGGTCTGAGACGCCCACCTGGCTCACGCTGTACGACTGGGCTTTAGCGATGAGGCTCAGGGAGTTTTGAGCCACCATGGCCTCCTCTATCTTCCTCTTGCACTCGGCCACAGCGTAGAAAGCTTCCTTGTCTGTTGAGAGCAGCAGCAAACAAACGGTGCATTCTGGAGGGTCCAGGTAAGAAATGTATGCATAAAAGTAACAGTCAGGATTAAAGAGGGGGAGGCAGATGGGAGTCCAGATCTCCCCAGCCTGAAAGGCAGAAGAGGCTCCGATGAGGTTGAGCAGGAGGTGGACGTCAGCGGGCTCCAGCCTGCTGTCCTCGATAACGTTTTTTTCTTGGACGATGGTGAGTAGCTGGTTCTTGGCAATGAGGATGGAGAATACCAGGTTGGGGGTGATCGCTTTCTGCAGGATCTGGCTGAGAGAGTCCCTGAGAGAAGAAGCTAGGGGCAAGCAGTGCACTGCAGCCAGCAGGAAGCTAGGGTCCGAATCCACCAGGTTGAGAAGGCCATCCAGAATCTTCTCTGAGCCCGCCAGTAGTCTCCTCAGGTCGTAGTTTTTCTTGTGTTCAAAGATGCGAGATATGCTGGCCTGGGTGAGCATACTGATGATCTGATAGTATACATAGAGGAGCTCTCCACGCAGCTGCTGCTCAGATTGACGACTGCTCGAGACGCACACCAGCACAAGAGGCCCTTTCTGTAAGAAAACCACGGTGTGCTCCTCTGATGGaaagaagaatatttttaagaaaaagacaCGGACAAACATTAAGGATCATATTGATAATAAAGTGAATGTCCACAAACAATAATCAACACTCTGTGCTCAAAAATATTGTGGACGTGAGTGTAAATGTGGTGGACATTTAccaataaaacactgaatcaaataaatacaaagtgaatgttaaaaaatactgtaaatgaagATATCTCTATGATAAAATAGACGTTTTTGTATTGGTAATAAATGATCCAAAATAGATCAGATCTATTAGGATTTGATAGATAGGGCTGTGCCTCAAATCACTCCTGATTCTGTCTATAGTGCTCTATATTTACTGTACACCATTTTATCTGAGTGTCCAAATTCTAACTGTGTACATTTATACCCTCAAAAATTCccacaacagaataaaaaaagaatagtgTCCATGGCATACGCACTACTGCTACCAAGACCACAATGCATTTTATAGATGTGTAAAGTGTGAGTGAACAGTGAGTGTCTATTTATATAGAAAGTAGCAGTAAATGAGCCCTGCTCTCAAACATGAGTTGAAAATGTTAGATCACCTGTGACATTCACAGTAATGTCACAGAACCTACAGtctgcagaaaataaataattatgtataAAATCTGTCAGATTTGCATCATGACTGATGCCTACTCTCACCTGAATACACTGAGCGGATGATATTATCTCCACTTTGGACAAAAGACACCAGTGCCATCATGACTCCCATTGTAGATGAAAGAGCCTCTTCACTGCCGTACCGGGAATAGATGGGCTTGCCTGCTTCACTAAGCACAAAAACATGCTTTCTGTGCTGCCGCCAGCTTTCAGCTGTCACATCCTCGTCACGATGAGACATAAATGCAGGAGATTCCTGGGTGCCTGCCTCCAACAAAGGAGATGACCTCCCCTTCACACCTAAACCCTGCTCCTCGAGCTTGGCCTTGGCCAGCATTGTAACAACAAACTCCCCAGAGTCATTCTGGTCATTGTCCACGGCATCCTCGGCTCCTCTGTCAGGTGGCTGGGTGGATGCGATGTTCTGACACTCAGGGTTTTCCGTCTCATCGGTGTCTAGCTTTGTTACCTGGTTAGAATGAGGCTCTGCATCCAGACTGGGCTCCTCTGCGGTGATGTCTGAAATTAATGAATCTGCAGGCTCCTCTTTGTTTGCAGTGCCACTGTCGCTTTTCTCCACCGGATCAGGAAACATGTGATTACCCAAAAGGGAGAGAGAAGTCGCCAAGGTgtacactgaaaacaaaattagATCATGAAATGAGTAATGAAAATGAAGACAGGCCAACTGAAAAATTATTATGGCTTTAATGAACTACATTCATCCCTTCTAACTcttgattatttatttacctgGTGGATTGCTCTCAGAGGGAGGATCACAAATCTTCACTCCCTGTGCCTCTCCTTCTTGATGACTGTCTCTCTCCATGATACCATCCCAGTCACTGAAggtaaaaagaaacacaaataaaacctCAAAAGTCCAAACTCAAAACATATTCCAGCCGTGGTAACTTActaaggataggttcacaatttttcaagtcaagtTTTTCAgtcttcaaacaacagtcaagGGCCCATATGatcactgaaagaggttttcctcgctgtaatcattcctcctgttcataatggctgttaaaagatccccttcaaatgcgctTTCAGTGTACTTGATGGGGCCAAAattcacagtgtgtccacaaaGTTTGTctgaagtttatctgaagcttatatgagacaTAAAGaagatatctgccacatttacagtttttccttgttgtgtttcctcatacagtgtttccctgttgagctgcaatggaagtatagtaacaaaaagaaggactttggcaGTAataagactgtaacgttgaaagatatctacttgatttgactcgttTGGACAatgcttcatattagcttcagataaactttaaaataaatatttgcacagaaggaggcttgtggatgtTCGCATAcattacattgtaagtgcattatgaagggatcttctaatggccagtatgaacaggaggaatgattatggtaagaaaaacttatttcaatgtttatttgggctcctgactgttgtttgaagacagacttggaaaactgcgaactcgtcctttaaaacCTTGAGACAGACAGCATGCATCTTGAGACTCTCATGAATAGCAGCACTGATACTGGACAAGTCGTCTGGTCACATGATTACAGTGGAAAACTTATAGTGGAGAATTACAAGAGCAGAACAGACTCTTGAATTTACCAGCAGCCTGGCTGATATTACACTACAGATAAAGAACAGTCGGTTGCACGTAGAGGAAAAAAGTGAGTGTTGTTTGACCGCCAGACCTGGCGAGTTAATGTTTGTTAATTAATTAGTCTACATTATCTAttaggctaatgttagcttgtcgCCGTCAGGAAAGGTTACTTATCCATCCTGATAATATTTGACAGTAAATTCTGATGCAACTCAGTAAATGTTGACAGTAGTTATGCGGCTAACCTGCTAGcaagcgacacacacacacacacagatcaatTTCATGGCCTCGGCTTAACACTGAGCACGCAAGCTGTCGTGGTCAAATAAAACTAGACAGGTGAGACAAAGAGTAAAACTTACGATTTGTGTACCGTTGAAACGTCGGGTTGTATATCTAATTTGCTACATTGACTTTCATCGGCGGCCCCGGGTTGCAAACAAGCTGTCAGGTAtgagaagcagaaaaacaaattttcctCTTACCACAGCAGACATCCGGAATCTCTGATGACATGCTTATCTGACCAATCAGGCTGCTCGGAGGCCGCGGCTGGTCCCGCCCCTCAGGATACGTTCTAAACAAACCGCAACGTGACGTACGCACGTTGCGGGTGTTCCGCTTCAACGAGTGACCGTGTTAATGGTGTGGTTGTCGCGGTCACGGCAGCCGTTGAAATTACGAGCAGAACACGTAGGTGTCCTTGTGAAAGCCTTAAATTCTCTTAAATTGAATGTTGAACACAGTATATGTTCGGCTGGTCCTTTTTGTCTTGCATCATGTAAATGAAATGGTGTCGTCAACAAGAAGCATTCACCGTTCTTCAGttgtttttctgaaattaatctttttcAAATATTAGCTTGTCAAGAGTAGACGTAACGCTGAATCTCGTTCCCACATCGGTGGGTCACAAGTTAAATAGACGTTTGGTTGATCAAACCGGATGGCTACAAAGCTGTATAAAATCCCAAAACAGGCTGTAACTGCACTGCCAATTTATATGGTACGTTCTGTTTCCCACATTATAAGAAACATTACGAGAGGTGAATGCGTCTTGCTGAGCATAATTTAATTTACGTAAACTATTAGCGTAGATAATAAACAAGTTGTGTATATATGGATTAAAGTCAAATTGATCAGGCTTATACGAGGACAGCTACGTGTTAGTGTTTTCAACGGCTGCCGTCACTGCGAACAATCATGACGAGTCATCAGTTAACACGGTCTCTCGTTTAACCAAAACACATGGACACAGTATTGTGAattgaaaaatacacaaagtattTTTGGGGTGTTTTGGTAATTTAATCAAACGTATTGAACACCGTCTCCAATAAATATCTCTGAATTTCATCGCTTTCCATAATCAAACTCGCCATCTTAGCCAAGACAATTTCACAGACAGCCGACGTAGCTACTAGCTAACTTAATTATTGTGTCGGTTTGAGAACAAAACGTTCCGTGATTCACCGTTAATAAGTAGATGTATAGTAGATACCGAAATACTTTTATATAGCAATTATTGAACATATAGCTTATCTGAAAAAGAAATGTTAGCATTTTTTGTTGGATCTTCATAGTTGTGAGCTAGCG includes these proteins:
- the mon1bb gene encoding vacuolar fusion protein MON1 homolog B, with product MERDSHQEGEAQGVKICDPPSESNPPVYTLATSLSLLGNHMFPDPVEKSDSGTANKEEPADSLISDITAEEPSLDAEPHSNQVTKLDTDETENPECQNIASTQPPDRGAEDAVDNDQNDSGEFVVTMLAKAKLEEQGLGVKGRSSPLLEAGTQESPAFMSHRDEDVTAESWRQHRKHVFVLSEAGKPIYSRYGSEEALSSTMGVMMALVSFVQSGDNIIRSVYSEEHTVVFLQKGPLVLVCVSSSRQSEQQLRGELLYVYYQIISMLTQASISRIFEHKKNYDLRRLLAGSEKILDGLLNLVDSDPSFLLAAVHCLPLASSLRDSLSQILQKAITPNLVFSILIAKNQLLTIVQEKNVIEDSRLEPADVHLLLNLIGASSAFQAGEIWTPICLPLFNPDCYFYAYISYLDPPECTVCLLLLSTDKEAFYAVAECKRKIEEAMVAQNSLSLIAKAQSYSVSQVGVSDLRHFMYKPFDVPDNYRQLTQFTSPEMEAPYSSEEEKMRLLDLYRYMHSRIHSTSRPLKLIYHVAERETLLAWVTSKFELYTCFSPLVTKACAITAITKLLRWIKKEEDRLFIRYPPKYSTTPNPSKSSRGGKSDQQDSTDNGFLSLL